One part of the Oceanihabitans sp. IOP_32 genome encodes these proteins:
- a CDS encoding universal stress protein — MEYNILLTTDFSANAWTATAYTLKLYAKEKCNFYFLNSIDINAAMRSKYSSEVLKKMQEDAKRLLLDLKASAEKEHANPNHNFHTILSINNLNKAVDNAIETHHIDFVLMGAKGATGAKEFFVGGNTMRLINGLIKRPVLVVPEKPNFIIPKQIGFLTDYNRSHSALEIEPLKKLVDLHHSKIAVVHIHKNEELNDTQQQNQKNLRNHLADYDYSLHWIPKLDNKSEKINEFILEKGIDMLVLVNFKLSLIERIIKDPLIKKIGYEPIVPFLVIPE, encoded by the coding sequence ATGGAATACAATATCTTACTTACTACAGATTTTTCTGCGAATGCCTGGACGGCCACGGCTTATACTTTAAAATTATACGCCAAAGAAAAATGTAATTTTTATTTTCTGAACTCCATTGATATTAATGCCGCTATGCGGTCTAAGTATTCTTCTGAAGTTTTAAAAAAAATGCAAGAAGACGCTAAGAGATTATTATTAGATTTAAAGGCCTCTGCAGAAAAAGAGCACGCAAATCCTAATCATAATTTTCATACTATTTTAAGTATTAACAATTTGAATAAAGCAGTAGACAATGCTATAGAAACTCATCATATTGACTTTGTCTTAATGGGAGCAAAAGGTGCAACGGGGGCAAAAGAGTTTTTTGTGGGCGGTAATACCATGCGTCTCATTAATGGTCTTATAAAACGCCCTGTTTTAGTAGTTCCAGAAAAGCCTAATTTTATTATCCCAAAACAAATTGGTTTTTTAACAGACTACAACCGTAGCCATAGTGCATTAGAAATAGAACCGTTAAAGAAATTGGTAGATTTACACCATTCTAAAATAGCCGTAGTGCACATACATAAAAATGAAGAACTAAACGATACGCAACAACAAAACCAAAAAAACTTAAGAAATCATTTAGCTGACTACGATTACAGTTTACACTGGATACCTAAACTAGATAATAAATCAGAAAAGATTAATGAGTTTATCCTAGAGAAGGGCATAGATATGTTGGTGCTTGTAAACTTTAAGTTAAGTCTTATTGAAAGAATTATAAAAGATCCTTTAATAAAAAAGATAGGTTACGAGCCTATTGTACCGTTTTTAGTGATACCAGAGTAA
- a CDS encoding ATP cone domain-containing protein: MDTSTIDIIKTSGEKVKFSIEKLKDSLKRSGADEHTVNQIVDRVRDELYQGISTKEIYNRAFALLKKEKSYFASRYKLKKAIYELGPTGFPFERFIADVLKYSGYETKVGKILQGKCVRHEIDVLAHKNGETTIIECKFHSQEGLNCNVKIPLYINSRYLDVKEHWNGSSKNKSKLTAGWVVTNTRFTNDALQYGKCVKLYLLSWDYPKNNGLKDRIDRLGLYPITVSTLLTNREKQFLLSRDVVLCRALIGDDFYLDHLGISETRKQRILKEIKILCNH, translated from the coding sequence ATGGATACAAGCACAATTGACATTATTAAAACTTCGGGTGAAAAAGTAAAGTTTTCAATAGAAAAATTAAAGGACTCATTAAAGCGTAGTGGTGCAGACGAGCATACTGTAAACCAAATTGTAGATAGGGTTAGGGATGAATTATATCAAGGCATTTCAACAAAAGAAATTTATAATAGGGCTTTTGCTTTATTAAAAAAAGAGAAGAGCTATTTTGCTTCAAGATATAAGCTAAAAAAAGCTATTTATGAGTTGGGCCCCACGGGTTTTCCTTTTGAACGTTTTATAGCCGATGTGCTAAAGTACTCTGGATACGAGACCAAAGTTGGTAAGATTCTACAAGGTAAATGTGTAAGACATGAGATTGATGTTTTAGCTCATAAAAACGGTGAAACTACAATTATAGAATGTAAATTTCATAGCCAAGAGGGGCTTAATTGTAACGTTAAAATTCCGCTTTACATAAATTCTCGTTACCTTGATGTAAAGGAACATTGGAATGGTAGCTCAAAAAACAAATCTAAGCTTACAGCTGGCTGGGTGGTGACCAATACACGTTTTACAAATGATGCTTTACAATACGGCAAATGTGTTAAACTGTATTTATTAAGTTGGGATTACCCAAAAAACAATGGTTTAAAAGACCGCATTGATCGTTTAGGATTGTACCCTATTACAGTATCTACATTGTTAACCAATAGGGAGAAACAATTTTTATTAAGTAGAGATGTGGTGTTGTGTAGAGCCTTAATTGGCGACGATTTTTATTTAGATCATTTAGGCATTTCAGAAACTCGAAAACAAAGAATATTAAAAGAAATAAAAATATTGTGTAATCATTAA